A part of Tardiphaga sp. vice304 genomic DNA contains:
- a CDS encoding (2Fe-2S)-binding protein: MSIIKLTVNGKSVSVDVEDRTLLVHLLRENLNLTGTHVGCDTSQCGACIVHIDGRPVKSCTVLVGQANGANVTTIEGISRGDELHPMQAAFRDNHGLQCGFCTPGMIMASIDIVNRHGGELDEHTVRQELEGNICRCTGYHNIVKSVLDAATRMKVSVAAE, encoded by the coding sequence GTGTCCATCATCAAATTGACGGTCAACGGCAAGTCTGTATCTGTCGATGTCGAAGACAGAACTCTTTTAGTCCACCTGCTGCGCGAAAACCTGAACCTCACCGGCACCCATGTCGGCTGTGATACCAGCCAGTGCGGCGCCTGCATCGTACATATCGATGGTCGCCCGGTGAAATCATGCACCGTTCTGGTGGGCCAGGCGAATGGCGCCAATGTCACCACCATCGAAGGCATTTCGCGGGGCGACGAGTTGCACCCGATGCAGGCCGCGTTCCGCGACAATCACGGCCTGCAATGCGGCTTCTGCACCCCGGGCATGATCATGGCCTCGATCGACATCGTGAACCGGCATGGCGGCGAGCTCGACGAGCACACCGTGCGGCAAGAGCTCGAAGGCAATATCTGCCGCTGCACCGGCTATCATAACATCGTCAAATCGGTGCTCGACGCGGCCACGCGGATGAAAGTGTCCGTCGCAGCGGAGTGA
- a CDS encoding carbon starvation CstA family protein: MNGIKSHLPWVALGTIGGVCLAFISIERGEPVNALWIVIGAICTYLVSYRYYSLFIATKVMRLDPNRATPAVRLNNGLDYVPTDKFVLFGHHFAAIAGAGPLVGPVLAAQMGYLPGTLWILAGVVLAGAVQDFMVLFISMRRDGRSLGELIRGEMGVIPGVIALFGTFMIMVIILAVLALIVVKALTGSPWGTFTVAATIPIALFMGVYTRYIRPGHIGEVSIIGFIALMLAIVYGQSIAESPAIAPFFTFTGTELCWILIGYGFVASILPIWLLLAPRDYLSTFLKIGTIVCLALGIFIIAPQMQLPAITKFVDGSGPVWAGSLFPFLFITIACGAVSGFHALISSGTTPKMIDNETNTRFIGYGGMLMESFVAIMALVAAGVIEPGVYFTMNSPAAIIGTTAESASAAVTAMGFPVSAETITQTAIDVGESSIVSRAGGAPTLAVGMAHILSNTIGGKAMMAFWYHFAILFEALFILTAVDAGTRAGRFMLQDLLGVFVPSFRNTSSWAPNIVATALCVAAWGFILYQGVTDPLGGVNTLWPLFGIANQMLAAVALVLGTVVIFKMKRERYAFVTIIPAVWLVACTMTAGFEKVLSSDPKVSFMAHANSFSKAIAEDRVLAPAKSMAQMKQVLMNDYIDAGLCVLFIFVVISIILFGINACIKAYRENGWTAREIPSIAAVPAE, encoded by the coding sequence ATGAATGGCATCAAGTCACATCTGCCGTGGGTCGCCCTCGGCACTATCGGGGGCGTTTGTCTCGCCTTCATCTCAATCGAACGCGGCGAGCCGGTGAACGCGCTGTGGATCGTCATCGGGGCGATCTGCACCTACCTGGTCTCCTACCGCTATTATAGCCTGTTCATCGCCACGAAGGTGATGCGGCTCGATCCTAACCGGGCGACGCCCGCGGTGCGCCTGAACAACGGCCTCGACTACGTGCCGACCGACAAATTCGTCCTGTTCGGTCACCATTTTGCGGCCATCGCCGGCGCCGGACCTCTGGTCGGCCCGGTGCTTGCCGCCCAGATGGGCTATTTGCCCGGAACGCTGTGGATTCTGGCTGGCGTCGTGCTGGCGGGCGCGGTGCAGGACTTCATGGTGCTGTTCATCTCGATGCGCCGCGACGGCCGCTCGCTCGGCGAGTTGATCCGCGGTGAAATGGGTGTGATCCCGGGCGTGATTGCGCTGTTCGGCACCTTCATGATCATGGTGATCATTCTCGCCGTTCTGGCGCTGATCGTCGTCAAGGCGCTCACCGGCAGCCCGTGGGGTACCTTCACCGTCGCCGCGACCATCCCGATTGCCCTCTTCATGGGCGTCTATACGCGCTACATCCGTCCCGGCCACATCGGCGAAGTCTCGATCATCGGCTTCATCGCTCTAATGCTCGCCATCGTCTACGGCCAGTCCATTGCCGAAAGCCCGGCCATCGCTCCGTTCTTCACCTTCACCGGTACCGAATTGTGCTGGATTCTCATCGGATACGGCTTCGTCGCCTCGATCCTTCCGATCTGGCTGCTGCTCGCCCCGCGTGACTATCTGTCGACCTTCCTGAAGATCGGAACGATTGTCTGCCTGGCTCTCGGCATCTTCATCATCGCACCGCAGATGCAGCTTCCCGCCATCACCAAATTCGTCGATGGAAGCGGTCCGGTGTGGGCGGGCAGCCTGTTCCCGTTCCTCTTCATCACCATCGCTTGCGGCGCGGTTTCGGGTTTCCATGCTTTAATCTCGTCCGGCACCACGCCGAAGATGATCGACAATGAAACCAATACCCGCTTCATCGGCTATGGCGGCATGTTGATGGAATCCTTCGTCGCCATCATGGCGCTGGTTGCAGCCGGCGTCATCGAACCGGGTGTGTACTTCACCATGAACAGCCCGGCCGCCATCATTGGTACGACCGCGGAGAGTGCATCGGCAGCCGTGACCGCCATGGGCTTCCCGGTCTCGGCGGAAACGATCACGCAGACCGCCATCGATGTCGGTGAAAGCTCGATCGTTTCGCGTGCGGGCGGCGCTCCGACGCTGGCCGTTGGCATGGCGCATATCCTTTCCAACACGATCGGTGGAAAGGCGATGATGGCGTTCTGGTATCACTTCGCCATCCTGTTCGAGGCGCTGTTCATCCTGACGGCGGTCGACGCCGGAACCAGAGCCGGTCGCTTCATGCTGCAGGATCTGCTCGGTGTGTTCGTGCCCAGCTTCCGCAATACCTCGTCCTGGGCCCCGAATATCGTGGCCACGGCGCTGTGCGTCGCGGCATGGGGCTTCATTCTCTATCAGGGCGTGACCGATCCGCTCGGCGGCGTGAATACGCTGTGGCCGCTGTTCGGCATCGCGAACCAGATGCTGGCCGCCGTGGCTCTCGTCCTCGGCACGGTCGTCATCTTCAAGATGAAGCGTGAGCGCTATGCTTTCGTGACGATCATCCCGGCAGTCTGGCTGGTCGCCTGCACCATGACGGCAGGCTTCGAAAAGGTCCTGTCGAGCGATCCGAAGGTGAGCTTCATGGCCCACGCGAACAGCTTCTCGAAGGCCATCGCAGAGGACAGGGTTCTGGCTCCGGCCAAGAGCATGGCGCAGATGAAGCAGGTTCTCATGAACGACTACATTGATGCCGGGCTCTGCGTGCTCTTCATCTTCGTGGTGATCAGCATCATCCTGTTCGGCATTAATGCCTGCATCAAGGCCTATCGCGAGAATGGCTGGACGGCCCGGGAGATCCCCTCCATTGCCGCCGTTCCGGCAGAATAG